One window of the Tissierella sp. genome contains the following:
- a CDS encoding GIY-YIG nuclease family protein, which produces MEKIYLNNLLHFNQADYGNIKIKFNQSNGYEDPMELYQNNPDIVNNQWLFWRSKQRYFYVGQIAICFLKLSYDTWLLTTIKKVTKELNIYDGINYEGEELEQYKSYFGRVVIKYHKTFQQQGRYYGEICNDLEVQQILPTVFDGDDFPGYDKVRLSYRQLETVLNRGKRDWIAALENQKAVYLITDKENGKMYVGSATSDYGMLLQRWRSYVANGHGGNKELVDIVNGKGYEYIKANFQYSILENYNAKVDDHIILERESWWKETLQTRKYGYNSN; this is translated from the coding sequence ATGGAAAAGATATATTTGAATAACTTGCTCCATTTTAATCAAGCAGATTATGGGAATATTAAAATAAAGTTTAACCAATCAAATGGTTATGAAGATCCTATGGAATTATATCAAAATAATCCGGATATTGTTAATAACCAATGGCTGTTTTGGAGAAGTAAGCAACGTTATTTTTATGTAGGACAAATAGCGATATGCTTTTTAAAATTATCATATGATACATGGTTGCTTACCACAATTAAAAAGGTTACCAAAGAACTGAATATTTATGATGGTATCAATTACGAAGGTGAGGAACTAGAACAGTATAAATCCTACTTTGGACGAGTTGTTATTAAGTACCATAAGACTTTTCAGCAGCAAGGGAGGTATTATGGTGAAATATGTAATGACTTAGAAGTGCAACAAATACTCCCGACTGTCTTTGATGGAGATGATTTTCCTGGATATGATAAGGTTAGACTTTCGTACAGACAGTTAGAGACTGTTTTAAATCGTGGTAAGAGAGATTGGATTGCAGCTCTTGAAAACCAAAAAGCAGTATATTTAATTACCGATAAAGAGAATGGAAAGATGTATGTAGGTTCTGCAACAAGTGACTATGGAATGCTACTTCAAAGATGGAGGAGTTATGTTGCTAATGGTCACGGTGGGAATAAAGAATTAGTTGATATTGTTAATGGAAAAGGCTATGAGTACATTAAAGCTAATTTTCAATATTCTATCCTTGAGAATTATAATGCAAAGGTTGATGACCATATTATCTTAGAAAGGGAGTCATGGTGGAAAGAAACTTTGCAGACAAGAAAGTATGGATATAACAGCAATTAA
- a CDS encoding DUF6508 domain-containing protein — MTNIEKKEKLQNLLAKNTGSEEFYYTCLEEMDDLKTNYNDYMTTGPIDVETELKRLPGADYDLCAAFLTMLLREDYFSNGAFERRYRNGQVTAIVERMIELL; from the coding sequence ATGACTAATATAGAGAAGAAGGAAAAACTTCAAAACCTATTGGCAAAGAATACAGGAAGTGAAGAATTTTATTATACTTGTTTAGAAGAAATGGATGATCTTAAAACAAATTACAATGACTATATGACAACAGGCCCAATAGATGTGGAAACAGAGTTAAAGCGTTTACCGGGTGCAGATTATGATTTGTGTGCAGCATTTCTAACAATGCTTTTAAGAGAAGACTATTTTAGTAATGGAGCGTTTGAAAGAAGATATCGTAATGGTCAAGTCACCGCCATTGTGGAACGTATGATAGAATTATTATAA
- a CDS encoding DUF6414 family protein, with the protein MARKVQERKMIKVVYFDEQSASDYIDIVNGGHLDWSTEKDKEKLAKIIAEIDAEIGGGFNFLTWIKASIGGKTSSSYDHD; encoded by the coding sequence ATGGCAAGAAAAGTTCAGGAAAGAAAAATGATAAAAGTAGTATACTTTGATGAGCAATCTGCGAGTGATTATATTGATATTGTAAATGGTGGTCATTTGGATTGGAGTACAGAGAAGGATAAAGAAAAGTTAGCAAAAATAATAGCGGAGATCGATGCCGAAATCGGGGGTGGGTTTAATTTCTTAACTTGGATAAAAGCATCTATTGGTGGTAAGACAAGTTCTTCATATGATCATGACTAA
- a CDS encoding DUF6414 family protein, producing the protein MTKTVIGTKITNTLLTDYLIIANEDKNIRKFIDLVYAPENSISMYKMYSPYTIIVPKDESPIDLERLNEALENARGYYEMLLGSEKIPKTVLRLNNKAFRNNYNLSDLTKMKLVYYGIYVGVCDISKLDMSKEFDFSRVSPTAEEVVDGKSGVGDTQLKVYDIVLAGVER; encoded by the coding sequence ATGACTAAAACAGTCATTGGAACAAAAATTACAAATACACTGTTAACGGACTATTTAATTATTGCCAACGAGGACAAAAATATTAGAAAATTTATTGATTTAGTATATGCTCCTGAGAACTCTATATCAATGTATAAAATGTATAGTCCTTATACTATTATTGTTCCAAAGGATGAAAGTCCAATAGATTTAGAAAGATTGAATGAAGCTCTTGAAAATGCACGAGGATATTATGAGATGTTATTAGGCAGTGAAAAGATTCCGAAAACTGTTTTAAGATTAAATAACAAAGCATTCAGAAATAACTATAACCTATCAGATTTAACAAAAATGAAACTCGTTTACTATGGTATTTATGTTGGGGTTTGTGACATATCTAAACTGGATATGTCTAAGGAATTTGATTTTTCGAGAGTATCACCAACAGCAGAAGAGGTGGTTGACGGTAAAAGTGGGGTAGGCGATACACAACTGAAGGTTTATGACATTGTATTGGCAGGTGTGGAGCGATGA